The window CCATCGATAGAAGCATTCGAGTGTAGCTCTGGTGGCTATGGGACATCATCATTATACTAATGTGAAAGTTGCGCTTGGTTGTGTTGCAGATCAGATTGAATGGGTTATTGCACAGTGATGACAACAGTGCTTTTAAGGTCGGGGCACTTTTACCACTACTACTATGTGAAGCTTTTGTGCCACATTTTCTAACAGTAGCCATAAATACTCTCGTAGCATTCCTTTTATGGACAGTCAAATCCGCTACTCCGTTTCTGTTTTGCCAAATGAATTGGAATTTTCTTCTTAACTGGACTTTTTTGCTGGCAGTGTCATTAAAATACTCTAATTCTTCACATGAGTTATGTTGCTTGCCTTGTCAATCTTTTGAGTTCCAGGAAATTGCCAGGCAGTTGTGCGTTGAACATCAGCTATTATTCTCAAAGATGGTATTGCCCAAGTGTTTGTTATGCTTTGACATATTTCACTGGAATAATTTACATTTCATTATTGATTTACTTCTCTAATAACTCCTTTTATTATGTTCATAGGCCTCGTTTGATGATAACTCCCAATTCTTGTTAGCCATGCTGCGGTGAGTCTGTACAACATTTTTAACTCTTATCGTCATGTAGAATATTGCATCCTCATGTTTTTGCTATTAATCAGGGAGTGTGGATTAGCACATAAAACCATCACTTTTGTCCTGGATGAGTTTGACCTCTTCACTCAGGTAATCTATAGACACTACAATGTCTTGTCATTTCTCTTGCACATTTATCTAATCAACTCACAAAGAATCTTCAGCAAGGAATTTGATAGAAGATGAAGTGAACATTGCCATCTAATGAATAGCAAGATATTTAATTACATGAATGCTTGAACATCTTTTGTCTATCTTTTATTCATTTAGCATCATCTTGTAGTTGGGCCTGATGTATATCCTGTTTGTAAGTTTCCATTCTTCTTTCTGAAATCAAACCAAGAGAAAGTACATTTCACCTATTTAAGAAGACAGGGCACATAATTGCTGAACCTATACTCTCCCTTTCCTAtattcttgttcttttttcaAGTAGAAAACCTAAGATCACATTGTTTAAGTAATCTTCTGCAGGGTAGACAACGACTTCTGTATGCTTTGCTTGATGCTATGCAATCGATAAGTTCCCAAGCTGTTGTCATTGGTGTTAGTTGCCGACTGGTACGTGGCTGCATTATTTTACTCCTTCTATTTAATCCCAATTATTCTTCAAAATCAAGAGCAGGATTATTTCTTGTTATTTCTCGAATTTCTGCTCACTCTCAATTAGTAATTAGTAAGAGTTAAATTAGAAAGAGTGGGGTGGGAAGTGGGGGCTGGAAGGGAGAGACAAATTGGAAAGTTGGGGCAAAAGATTAATTGGGTTAAACATTGGCTGTCACCTAGAAATTGGCATCGTACACGTTTAATTATCTGAGTGATACTGTATATCGTGCAGGATGCTGACCAGCTGTTAGAAAAGAGAGTGAAATCTCGCTTTTCACATAGAAAGCTGTTATTTTTACCTCCATCAAAGGAGGATTTGCAGAGGTACGTTCTGTGCCCTGGATTGGGAGCTGACTTTGAGCTCTGCAAATAAGCAGCAGACTACACTGAACGCCCTCATGTAGCATTGCAGGTTGGTGGAACATGTCCTGTCTTTGCCAATGGACTCGAGCCTACCTCATCACTATGCGGCTGAATTCAATGCAAAACTTCAAGTATCCTTCGTGTCATTGCAATTCTTGTCCATTTGGTTTGGTATATTTGAGACCTTTATGCTCTTCATGAGGCACATAAGTATGCTGCCTCTAAAAATTTATGAGAAGTTGAAAGTGGTCAATTTGTCCTTTTAACGAGAAGTTTCACAGGTGTGGTGTTACTGCCAGCGGTCCTTGTGATTGTACAAATCAGTCAATGGTGACCATTATGATATTATTCCTTGACAATTTTCAGAGTATATTAGTGGACAACAGATTCCAGGAAATTATCGATTCATACTGGGATTCTTATCCTGCCATAAGGCACTTGGCAAAATTTCTGTAAGTTTCCTTCCCAGTATTTAGTGTGGAAAAGAATTGTACCAATAGATTACTTTTAATCTTCTGACAAGGTTATCGCTCTGTGAAACTAGCTTTCGGGCTGTCTCTAGCTTAAATTTGGATCTGGGGCACTTATCACTCGACAACTTCAAGACTGCACTTCCTAGTATCAAAAGACAACCAAAGATGGAATCTTTGAGGGGTACAAATAAATCCTGATTCAGTTATTGAACTTATCTCATTTGGAAACTTGTgttttggttttcttttttagtctGGCACAGCATGCCGATAAAATTCTGACCTCACTGAAAACCTCTCTACACTTTGTACTTATTTTATAGATTGCTCCATCCTAGAACTCTATCTTCTGGTATGCATGAAGAGATTGGAAGTGAAAGAGCAGAACTCATACAGCTTCAGTGCTGTAATAAAAGGTCAATGATGTTTTTTCCTTGCGAGGATTATTAAATCATTATCCTTTTTGTCCCAatagtaataaatatttttgttgaCTATGGCAGAATACAAAACTATTCATGATTCATTCCAGACATCTGACTACTTTGGACAGAATGTCTGCCGTCGGGTTAGTCTAGCTTTCTCTAGTCCTCTTAAGTTATAGGACAATCCATAATTATGTCGATTTTGCTTTCCCCCAAGGTTAGTGTAGTAATTCAAATGCTGTGGTATGTTTTTTCGACAGGCGTTTGAGCATCTTCTTCAGTGTGGACTGATTGGTTTTACAGATGGCAGGGCACACAATCAGGGCATTGAGTTTCGCCCTGTGAAGCTCCTTATCTCACCTTCTGAGCTCACGCAGGGCCTAAAGTCGTACAACTCTTGTCCGGTGAGCTTCTTCTTCATGCAATAATGCTTGTAAAATGATGCAATAGCCCTGTCCTCTATTGGTTAAATCAGCCATGAGACAAACTCCAAGCTTGCCTAATTAAATAGTTCATAGAAGAAAACGGGGAGTTTCGctgtttttttttgcaatGACTGTTGACTCGGGCATCCATTTACTCATCTTGGCAGGCCCTTCTCCTCAAATTATGCGCTTGATAAACCCACCTGAGAAGCAGCTAGATGGCCATAAAACTGATTCCATTCATGTGAGAAGACAGGACAAGTACATTTTGACACTGATTCCATTCATGTGAGAAGACGGAGCAAGTACATTTTGACACCACCAAAGGCAAGCAGTTCCCGTATAATGGCCTCCATTAGATGCTTTCTCCGTGCAACATATTCTCTAAGTCAAAAGTCATGTAAATGTTCATTTTGTTAGCCACCATTTTCACGAGACTCTCAGGGTTTGGTCCCTCATGCATATTTCATGGGACTCCCAGGTTCGGTCCCTCCAACCTAGACACAGACAGTTGTATGCATGTTCTATCGAGCTGTTAGGTGTCCGGCACCTGAACCGATTAATGTAACTTAGATCATCCAACTACTACATTGAAGTACAAATTATCAATCGGCCAGGACCatgtttacattttttttttttttgctctctCTCGGGACTTGTCCATGTCATCTTATCAGATCATCATGGGAAGTCGGTTCACGAAAATTAACTTAAACGACATTGAAAACATTGAATATGTCAGCTTATTGCATGTTCCTTTGTGAGTACTCTCGTTGCATAGTCACTTTGATTTCCATATAACAATTCCCACGACAAAGAGAGATCCTACTGACAACCTATTACTATACCTTGACTCctaaaattatcttttatgtTCCATTTACCTCCTAGCAGGTAACCTCCCAAAACAAATTGTCTCGCAATCTCAAGGTGCATAAATGGAGATGAGTGAAATTATTTGTTCCGATGTCATGATACTTCAAGGTCGGGAAGATGGTATTAAAGAAACATGATTTCTTGTGGGGCGAGTATAGAGGTGTTATTCCCGAATTACTTGCCCCAACTTCCATCTATATAATGCATCAAGTCTTGTGATTCCACAATCTTACGAGACGAAATAACTCGTTTGAATTGAAGGCGAATTTCTCATGACACCAAATTAATGAGAATGAAGGATTCAGAATTTTAGTAAGTTCTAAGAGTAAaaaactttcaaatccttattagATGAAAGCGAGGTGAAGCAATGAGCCCTTCAttgaaaatttgtaaaatgataacgctcagtttgattttgcaatcaaatttttaaaattttaattctaactttaattctactcattacacaataaaaatcaacaatacaattattatttttccattttccttcaattttttaatcattcaattcaatttttaatattaaattctctcaactatttattactttttccacaaatcaacaatacaatcattactttctatcaactattcattactttttcacactttttctcataatttaataatacaattattacaactcaattaaaatcaaaactcaactctatttttaactttaaaaccaaatacaCCATAATAGTCTCTTCTGGAGATATTCAGGGAATAATATGAGCAGAATGGAAAGTACGGGGACTAAAATTTGATTAACTTCCCAGTACACCCAGGCATTTGTATGGTTTCCATTCAAGTCTCGGGGTGGTGTGGCCACCTCTGAAGCCATTCAACTCCTGAGCCGCCACTCCGCCGCGGAGCTTCTCCCAGCTCTGCAACTCCGCCGCCATACCCGAAGACCccatctcctctctctccctcttctccAGCTCGAAATCTGCAGATGCCTAATCTGCCCGTATAGCTTCATCCCTCAATGACCCTCGGCTTCAGAGCTTCAAGAGCTTTGGCCCCGTCTTCTTCTGCTCTCGAAACCAAGGTCCGCCTCCTCTTCTCCCTgcgctcctcctcctcccccgaCTGCTCGGCGAAGAACCCATCAGCTTACAGGGACCTCATTCTCCGCACAGTCGAGGACAGGCCCTTTGCGTTCTGTGTCAAGAAGTGGGCCGGCCGCCAATTTGCCGAAGTCGTCGCCGACCCCGACCTCCTCGTCCGAGTCCTCGATTCCGTCCGAGAAAGGCCCAGGGCAGCCCTGAGGTTCTTGAGGTGGGTGCAGCGCCAGAAAGGCTTCAACTTGGGCGCCTCCAAGAATGCTTTCTGTTTGGTTCTTGAAATCCTTGCTGAGAACAATCTGATGAGACCTGCCCATTGGGTTGTTGAGCAAGTCATAAGCTCGGATATGGAAGGCGTAGTCGATTGCCTGATGGGGAAGGGTGTGAGGTTGGAGATTTTGGCTCGTATGCTCGACCTCTTGTTGTGGGTTTGCACGAAAAAGTCTATGGTTGAGCAGTGCTTAGTGACCTTTGATAAGATGGTTTGGAATGGGGTGTTGCCTGATGTGAGAAACTGTAATAGAATCCTCAGGATACTTAGAGATTACAATCTGGGGTTCAAAGTGAGGGAAGTCTATCGGATGATGGACGAGTTTGGGATTAAGCCAACCATCGTCACGTATAACACTTTGCTGGATTCATACTGCAAGGAAGGGGAAGTGCAGGAGGCACTGGAGCTTCTCACAGAGATGCAAGTGAGAGGCTATTTTCCCAACAATGTGACCTATAACATACTGATCAATGGGTTGTCTAAGAAAGGCGAGCTGGAGCAGGCTAAGGAGCTGATCGAGGAGATGGTGAAGCTGGGCCTGAAGGTTTCGGCGTATAGTTATAATCCCTTAATTAGCGGGTATTGCAGTAAAGGTTTGCTTGTTGAGGCACTGGGCCTTGGTGATGAGATGGAAGGTAGAGGGGCATCTCCTACGGTGGCAACATACAATGCTTTGATGCTCGGCCTCTGCAAGGGCGGAAGACTGCATGATGCTAGAGAAAAGTTTCTTCTTATGTCAGAAAGGAATATGCATCCTGATCTGGTTTCTTACAACACTCTCATATATGGTTACTGTAGGGAGGGGTACCTAGAGGAGGCTCTTCGCTTATTAAAAGAGATAAGGCGAGGCAAACTCGTTCCAAACGTGATCACATACAACACTCTTATACACGGTGCTTGCATATCAGGGAATCTCGAGGCTGCCCTGCATCTCAAAGAGGAGATGATTTATCGGGGCATTAGCCCTGATGTATGGACCTACACAATTCTGGTTAATGGATCTTGTAAGATGGGGAATTTATGGCTGGCAGAGAATTTCTTTAATGAAATGTTGCAGCGAGGACTTGAGCCTGACCATGTATTCTACACAACCCGCATAGCACGCGAACTTAAACTGGGCCAGGTGGATGCAGCATTTGGTCTGCAAGAAGAAATGCTCGCAAAGGGTTTTCCTCCCAATTTGATCACCTATAATATCTTGGTTAATGGGTTAGGCAAATCGGGCAATGTGGAAAAAGCGATTGATCAGTTGCAGAGGATGGTTCACAATGGCCTTCTGCCTGATCATATAACATTTACAAGCATCATCCATGCCTATTTGGAGATGGGCCATCTTAGAAGAGCCCTACAGGTATTGTATGAGATGCAGGGCAAAGGCTTGACACCTACTGTGGTGACATACACTGTATTGATTCATGCCCTTGCAGGTAAGGGTATGCTGGAACTGGCATTCATGTACTTCAAGGAGATGCACAGAAATGGTATTTCTGCTAATGTCATCACCTACAATGCTATGATTAATGGCCTGTGTAGAGTGAGACAAATTGGTCAGGCTTACCGCTATTTCACTTCAATGCATGAACGTGGAATACATCCAAATAAGTATAGCTATACCATCTTGATAAATGGAAACTGCGACGTTGGTAACTTGCGAGAAGCATTGAAATTATACAGAGAAATGCTGGATAGGGATATTCAGCCTGATTTTGTCACACACAGTGCAATGATGAAGCATTTGGATGAAGACTCCAAACTTCATGTAGCTCAGTTCCTTGAAAGTTTAATCACAATGTGAGGAACATGCTTGTGCAAAAACATGATAAAGCTTTGTGGTATCCTGGGTATCCAGTGAAGACAAGGGCTATTACTTACGTGGATCCCGACTAGTTGGGCTCTGCTGAGTGGCTTTGGGCAAACCTTGAATAGGCTTCACTTGGGGCATAACAGGTAAGAATTTATTTCATCAGAGCTTGTTTTGCCCTTGCTGGCCTTTGTATAATTTGATCAATTTGGTTGTGTCTGACTGCTTTTTCAATGATTTACAGGATGGAAATTCTCATTGCTGAATTTGGAGGGTGAAGCCTTGAATTTGAGTTTGATTTTGTACATACAACATTCTTTGGACCTTGTAGTGGCCCCCAACTCAGATGTACCTGATTGTTCCTTAGAACTCCTTTTTAGTAAACACAATAGGAAAGTGAGACAAATAATGATTTGAGAGCTGACCTAGGTACTTATTGAGATACACAAACTTGTCGGGCACCAAGCAATTCCTTTTTGAACATGATATTTGTTCATTCTTTTGATATCCCATGAGAAATAGAGGAGCAGTTATTTGACTGCTGGGTTGAGCAGTTTGCACTGAAggcatttttttgaaattggcTTTGAGCACCTTGTATTCTTACTTGTACTATCAATAAACATTATTGTGTATGATGTTGTTCGCATTATTTTCCCTTAAGTTGAAGTTACCGACTAATTGGCTTTAACATTTGGCGTGATTGCCTTTCTAGTTCTTTGTAACATGCGTAGCATTAATAATCAacaaagaataattttttgatcTTTTAATCTAATTGATCGATAATAATATGGTAAAACTCTGGGGGAATCTTTAAGTTTATTTGGTATTGATTGCAGGCTCTTCCAGAATTTGGTGCATGTCTATACCAAATCGAACTTATTGTCCAGGTACTGATTTTATTACCCAGATCTATGTTTGATCCAAATCACGAGAATTGCTTAACATGAGTTTAGTTTCTGCTAAATCCTTGACAGCCATGTAGAATGAGCCAAGCTGTGGAGAGAACTGAGCTGAATCTAGTCACCAATTATTTTATGGCTCCTTAGTTATGGGAGGATTTCGATAAAATGTGGCCATTTTAGCTTTGTTTTTGTCCAGATATTGATGCTTGCCTTCATTTTATGTTTGTCGCGGCAAATTGCTCATATATAGTGGCAGTAAAACGTAGCAAAATCCATAGGTACTTTAGTTAAAGTATCTGATGCTAGCTCAGATCCTTCACAAGTAAGGTTTGTTTAAAGAGGAGATTCCTTTTAGGCTTTCTTCTCAGTTAAGAAAATGAGTGTAGTCCCTGTAAGTTGTCGTGACAGATTCTAGTAAAATCATTGATGTATTCCTTGTTCAGCATGGAGTAACAGACTGAAGCAATGAGTTATCTAGAAAATATGAAGACTATAGAAAAGTTGGAAGGCATTCTTGATTTTGTATTGGAAGAATTATAAACAAACTATTTTGGAAGCCCAGTTGACAAGTCATGAGATTCCCAACTGTTGTGTGATGTCTCACATCATTGTTTTCTTAGGTGCCCCAATATAAGTATGAAGCAGTAGCTTTCCCTAAATCACCTTATTGGTGCCTTGAATAAAGTCTATTATTAtgttttaacaaataaaaaacaatGAGAAAGGGATGGCAGGAATTGTCATACTAAGTGGCAAGAGGTTACACTATGATACTCCTAAGTAGTGGGCAAACATCACGGTGTAATTCCCGATAGATTTACTTGTCTCCTATATCTCCATCATAATTAACTTGGTTCTTTGAACATGCTGTACTGTGATAATATTCTTTAGAACTTTTCGAGACAATACCGAATTATAACAGGTCCTTCAAACCCTCTCCTCTAGACATTGTCCCAAGTATTGAATAAGGTGTGACTGTTGTGACTCTGCATAACATGTCTTCTATAGGATTTGGAACATAAATTTTAGAATTCATGAAGTTCTATATATCTGGAGAAACACAAGACTATGAGCATATTCTTTACCTTGAATAGTCTCTGAAGCCGCTCCATCGTCAAATTTGTTGCCAGGATTGGTGATGTTATCATGAAGCTTAGTTGTGGAGGCTCAACATGTAAtagatatacatatgtatatgtcATTGCGCTCTATATTTACTTCTTTTTATCATTGTATGCATAATCTCTTTCTGTTTCGAAGATATAGGGTTCATCTTTTGCAAATATATAGCTCTTCTGCAGCAAGTAGGTTGTTATTTAGAATAGGAAATGTTTGTGGCGAAATGCAATCCGATTCTCACAATTTTGTGACTCTTTGGtgtatatttttataacaTTTTTATGTTACCTTGTGCAAAAATATCCTTTTTGCCATATGTATTTCATATTATGTCTGTAGGGTTGATGATCCACTGGggggaaaagagagagagagagagagagagagagagagagagagagagagagagagggagggagctGTCCAGCAGGGGATCTTGAAGCATTAACGTGCAGAAGAACAAGGTGTTTCAGAGGAGATTTTGGTCTTGCCCATCtattgagggaaaaaaatgatgacCCTTCTTTTTGCCCTTTCGTCAGCGAACGACATTTTACAGAGTCAATGCTTGGAATCCATACTCCCTGGAAACCCCAGGTATTGTGCTTAGGAACAGGAATCAAATAGAGGATATAGTGTATCGGCTAAAATTTTAGTTTGCCTAACAAGAGCAGAGCAGACTAGAGGTAATAGGGAATTGCAGTTAGCTTGTAATTTTCGTTGCGACGCCGGCAGAGCAGTCTGAGATATTTGACCTCAGTTGTTTGCAGTTGAATAAACAGATCTTTATGGAGTGCTTAATGTGCTTGAAGGACTGATCTCTGGGAAGATGCCTGGCTTCCGAGAAAATGTACGTTTGTTTTTCCAGGAGTTGTCAACTAACACATTTATCCCTTGAGACATGAAACAATTACGTACTGGAAAcctcaagaaaaagaaatgtcGAGCTCTGTAACCGTAATTCTCGAGCCATCTCTAATGTTTTGACGTAAATAAGCTGGTTGGTGTCATGATAGCTAAAATTGTGTAATTGGCCGTCACTCGTATAGGTGAGTGATGCGCAGTCTTTGGATCCAGAGGTCGGGCGGAGCTTGTCCAAGAGTTCTATGCCGAATCATGGAAAATCATCGGCTCCTCAAATGTCCCCAGTAACTTTCTTCTCAGAATCTTTTAATGCATTGTCatttactatgaaaccaaCCAGGAGAATATACATTCTCCGGTGAGAGATGATTGTCTTCTCGTGATGTTGTATGACCCGAATTCTTTTTGTAAAATGGAAAAGGTACAATTAGAATAACTGCGGTTGGAATAGAATCTTGCCACCCTATCCCGAGCTCGAGGAAAATACAGAGAATCCTTTCTCTTGTCTGTCCCTCGGAAATTTAAAAgagagaataaaaaattattcgagactctctctctcctggTAAGAATTCGATGTGTTCTCGTCCTATTGGCTGAGACTAAAAAGCTGTTCGGACTTTAGCTAAAACCTGAACATGAGGCGGATTCAGGGAATTACGAACCAGTTGTGTAAAGTTCGTTTACACGAGCACCGTATACTGACTGTATCGTATGTCGGGGTTATTCAAGAGGCTGTCTTAGCTAGGACTCTTGTTTCTTCCACAGTGGCCAGAAAAACTCCAAGCCAAGCATATTCTGAAAGGGCCACACCCAAATCCTAGGAACTCAATAACATATTgagggaaaaatgaaaatgaggaCATGGAAAAGTCCTCTAGAATTTGCCCTTTTTCTTGATATTCCTCTTTCGATCAGTACTAAGGCATTCCGACCTTCAATCCCGAAAACTCTTCATCGGCATTTTCTGGAACTGCCCTCTTTGATATGTCCAATTCCATAACAAAGTTTCCAAGCGTTTTTTGTCCTTTAAGACAAATCCTCCACGGAGAATCCGCCCCCTTTACACCTACATAAATGTTTCAGCCTCCAGTTTTCTGTTTCAAACTCTTAAGCTACACACCATATAGAcaaataatgaaataagtgAGTAATCACACAGCGTAGAGGAGGAAGAAAGCAATGGCTTGCTTCTCGTGCCCAGCTTCGTACTCGATTCGGTGCTCTGCAGGTGGGGACTGGACTGACCCAAACAAGCAGAAGCTGGGCAGCGCCAATATCAATGGGGCTGCCTCCTCTAGGCCGATGACCAAGCCTGATGCAGTACTTAGCCAAACATCGGGAGTTTCGGCCACTTTCACCTCGGTCGCCCCGGTCTCGGAGAATGGGTACATTTCTGAGGAGCAGGTGAGACAAAACATCCCGACCAAGAAGCAGTTTGTGGACTCGCACCGTCAGGGGGTCATCATTGAAGGTGGCGTTGGGTATAGGCAGACTGTCGTCATCAGGTCGTATGAGGTCG of the Punica granatum isolate Tunisia-2019 chromosome 6, ASM765513v2, whole genome shotgun sequence genome contains:
- the LOC116210741 gene encoding origin of replication complex subunit 4, producing MGAEDAAEKALNLLRSRLCNPTFIFRPLCDSPDSNYSKLKFIVSSSITEACNNSVLLLGPRGSGKTAVLELVIGDLLLEHPDMITVIRLNGLLHSDDNSAFKEIARQLCVEHQLLFSKMASFDDNSQFLLAMLRECGLAHKTITFVLDEFDLFTQGRQRLLYALLDAMQSISSQAVVIGVSCRLDADQLLEKRVKSRFSHRKLLFLPPSKEDLQRLVEHVLSLPMDSSLPHHYAAEFNAKLQSILVDNRFQEIIDSYWDSYPAIRHLAKFLFRAVSSLNLDLGHLSLDNFKTALPSIKRQPKMESLRDCSILELYLLVCMKRLEVKEQNSYSFSAVIKEYKTIHDSFQTSDYFGQNVCRRAFEHLLQCGLIGFTDGRAHNQGIEFRPVKLLISPSELTQGLKSYNSCPALLLKLCA
- the LOC116210739 gene encoding pentatricopeptide repeat-containing protein At1g22960, mitochondrial; its protein translation is MTLGFRASRALAPSSSALETKVRLLFSLRSSSSPDCSAKNPSAYRDLILRTVEDRPFAFCVKKWAGRQFAEVVADPDLLVRVLDSVRERPRAALRFLRWVQRQKGFNLGASKNAFCLVLEILAENNLMRPAHWVVEQVISSDMEGVVDCLMGKGVRLEILARMLDLLLWVCTKKSMVEQCLVTFDKMVWNGVLPDVRNCNRILRILRDYNLGFKVREVYRMMDEFGIKPTIVTYNTLLDSYCKEGEVQEALELLTEMQVRGYFPNNVTYNILINGLSKKGELEQAKELIEEMVKLGLKVSAYSYNPLISGYCSKGLLVEALGLGDEMEGRGASPTVATYNALMLGLCKGGRLHDAREKFLLMSERNMHPDLVSYNTLIYGYCREGYLEEALRLLKEIRRGKLVPNVITYNTLIHGACISGNLEAALHLKEEMIYRGISPDVWTYTILVNGSCKMGNLWLAENFFNEMLQRGLEPDHVFYTTRIARELKLGQVDAAFGLQEEMLAKGFPPNLITYNILVNGLGKSGNVEKAIDQLQRMVHNGLLPDHITFTSIIHAYLEMGHLRRALQVLYEMQGKGLTPTVVTYTVLIHALAGKGMLELAFMYFKEMHRNGISANVITYNAMINGLCRVRQIGQAYRYFTSMHERGIHPNKYSYTILINGNCDVGNLREALKLYREMLDRDIQPDFVTHSAMMKHLDEDSKLHVAQFLESLITM